GAGACCTGGAGCCCCTGCGTCCGTCCCCGCCGGTCGGCCTCCTGGCCCACCCCGAGCAGCCGGCCCTCCGGCAGCGGGTGCAGGTACGCCGAGTACCCGGTGATCTTCAGCTCCCCGGTGACCCGGGGCGAGGTCGGGTCGGTCAGGTCGACCGCGTAGAGCGGGTCGGTGAGCCGGAACGTGACCACGTACGCGGAGCCGCCGAGGAAGCGCACGGACCAGATCCGCTCGCCGGGGCCGAGGCCGGTGACCGCGCCCGTGCGGACCAGCGTGTCCCCGTCGGGACGCAGCACGTACACGGCGGACTCCGAGGTGGGACGGGCGCCCCAGGTCTCGCCCGTGGTGGTGGCGACCCGCAGGTGCCCCTGCCACTCGGAGAGGGCGTACTGGTTGACGAGCGAGCCGGGCACCGAACCGGAGGCCACGTAGCGGGGGCGCCCGGGCGAGCCGGTGTCGAACCGGTGGATCTCGGTGACCTGCGGGCCCGGCCGCCAGGTGCTCCCACGGGGCGAGCCGGGCCGGGCCGTCACCGCCCGTTCCCCGGCGAGATAGAGGCTGCTCCCGGTGCCGTAGACGGTGCTGGCGTCGGCGGCGACGCTGACCGGGTCGCCGTCGCCGAGCCGGTCGCCGGCGAGGTCGAAGCTCAGCACGGTCAGCATCGACGTCCCGGACCAGGCGGGTGGCCGGCTCAGCCGGTCGCAGCCGACCCGGCCCACGTGCCGTTCCGCCCCGGCCGTCCACTCGTACGCCGGCAGCCACGCCTCCACCCCGGCGGCGGCGATCACCGCACGGTTGGCGGCGGTCCGCGTCGCGTCGGTGCCCCGTTCGGCGTACGGGAAGACCAGCTGGGGGCGGCTGCGGACCACGACCCGCGCGGTGGTCCCCGTCTGCCGGGCGTCGACGAGGCTCCCGTCCATCCGGTAGGTGCCGAGCACCCGTGGCGTGCCCGCGAGGTCGACCAGGATCAGGCTCGGCGCGGTGCGGGGCCGCGCTGCGCGGGTCGCCCGCTGGAGTTCCGGGCCCACCTGGGTCAGCACCAGCGCCCGGTCGCCGTGCAACAGCAGGGTCGCCTGCTCCCCCCAGCTCAGCTCCGGCGTCGACCGCGTGAGGTCGAGGCGGCCAGTCTCGCGACGGGCGGCCGGGTCCACCACCCGCAGCACGCCCCGGGTGACGGTCACGATCCGCCGCCCGTCCGTCTTGACCAGGTCGGGTTCGTCCGCGCCGGCCTCGTGCACGTTGGTCGTGGAGTGCTCCTGGGCGGGCTGGGCGGACTGGGCCGACGCCCGGGCCCCGGACGCGTCCTTGGGAACGTCGCCGAAGGCGGCCCCGGTGCGCCAGCCGTTGCCGAAGCCCCACGGGCCGACGGAGGCCCCGGCGGCGGCGCGCAGCCCGGCGAGCGCCTGGGCACAGGAGTCGTAGGAGACGAGCAGGGGCGCGGCCGTCGGCCGCATCGGGGCCGCCGGGTCGGGCGGCGCCGCCGGGAACGCGCTGCCGCCGAGCAGGGTGAGCGCGGCCAGCGTGCCGACCGCGAAGATGGGGGCTCCCCGTGTCATGGCCGGTTCGACGCGCCCGACCGGCGGACGGTTCCGGCCCTCCGCCGGCCTTCCGCGTTGCCTTCCGCGTCGCGCCCGCCCCGGTCAGCGGGGAGAGGGGCCGACGCCGGGGGAGTCCACGAGCCGGGAGAGCACGATGGTGCTCCGGGTCGAGGTCACGAAGGGCTCGGCCCGCAGCCGCTCCAGCGCCGCCTCCAGGTGCCCGATGTCGGCGGCCCGCAGGTGTACGAGCGCGTCGGCCTCGCCCGAGACGGTGTACGCGCCGACCACCTCGGGGTGCCGGCGGGTGGCCACCCCGATCTGGGCCGGGGTGGTCCGGCCGGCGCAGAACAGCTCGACGAACGCCTCGGTGGTCCAGCCGACGGCGGCGGGGTCGACGACGGCGGTGAAGCCCCGGATCACGCCGGCCGCCCGCAGCCGGTCCACCCGCCGTTTGACCGCCGGGGCGGAGAGCGAGACCCGCTGACCGATGTCGGCGTACGAGGCGCGGGCGTCCGCGACGAGCAACGCAATGATCCGCTGGTCTACGGCATCTATCTGCAACGTTCCGCCTCTGCGAAGCAACGGTTGTGGCTGTTACCAAAGTTCGAGGGTACCTACTCTTGGTCACCGTGAACCAGCAGCGAGTCCCGCGAAAGCGGACATATCTCATGTGCTCGCCCGAGCACTTCGCGGTCGAGTACGCGATCAACCCGTGGATGGACGTGAGCACCCCGGTCGACTCGGAGCTTGCGGTCAAGCAGTGGGACCGGCTGCGGGAGACCCTGGTCGGTCTCGGCCACGAGGTGCACCTGCTGACCCCCGAGCGAGGGCTGCCCGACATGGTCTACGCGGCCAACGGGGCGTTCGTGGTCGACGGCACGGTCTACGGCGCGCAGTTCAAGCACGAGCAGCGGGCCGCCGAGGCCGCCGCGCACCGGGCGTTCTACGAGTCGCAGGGCTGGCGGTTCATCGCGCCGATCGAGACCAACGAGGGCGAGGGCGACTTCGCGTACCTGCCGGAGGCGCACGGTGGGCTGATCCTCGCCGGGCACGGCTTCCGCACCGAGCTGCCGGCGCACGCCGAGGCGCAGGAGGCGCTCGGCCGCCCCGTGGTGTCGCTGCGCCTGGTCGACCCGCGCTTCTACCACCTGGACGTCGCGCTCGCCTCGATCGACGACGAGAACGTCGTCTACTACCCGGGCGCCTTCTCCGCCGCCAGCCAGCGGGTGCTCACACAGCTCTTCCCCGACGCGGTGGTCGCCGACGCCGAGGACGCCCTGGCCTTCGGCCTCAACCTGGTCAGCGACGGGCTCAACGTCGTGCTGAACAGCGAGGCGACCCGGCTGGCCGGGAAGCTGAAGGCGGCCGGCTACCACCCGGTCCCGGTCGAGCTGGCCGAGCTGAAGAAGGGCGGCGGCAGCGTGAAGTGCTGCATCGCCGAACTCCGCCCCTGACCCGACCCCGCCCTCCTCTCCCCGCCGCCCCCGCTCGCCCCTGCCCGTCCCCGCCCCGACGACGCGTCGATCATGCACTTGTGGTGCCGGTTGCGTGGCGGAATGCGGATTTCATCCCCCACCACAACTGCAAGATCGACGGCGCGGGGCGGCGTGGGGCGGCGGGGCGCGTGGGTGGGCGGGGCGGGGCGCGTGTGGGTGGGGTCAGCCGAGGGTGGCCAGTTCGGTGACCAGGACGTTGGACAGGACCTGGCCGTCGAGCTGGACCTCGCGCAGGTACCACTTCTGCTGCGGCGTACGCGGCTGGTTGAACTGCCACACCCCGCGCGGGCTGTCGATCTGGCCGATCTTGCCGAGGGCCAGGTTGACCTGCTGCGGGGTGGGTGAGCCGCCGGCGATCCGGATCGCCTGGTCGAGCACCTGCGCGGCGTCGTACGAGGCCATCGCGTAGGTGGTGGGCGAGGTGCCGTGCTTCTTGCGGTACGCCGAGGCGAACCGGCGGTTGGCCGTGTTGTTCAGGTCGGACGAGTAGTTGAGCGCGGTCTGGATGCCCAGCGCGTCCTCGGCCTTGACGCTGCTCAGCACGGCGCCCTCGGTCAGGAAGCCAGGGGCGTAGACCTTGCCGGTGAACCCCTCGATGCGCAACTGCTTGATGAACTCGACGGCCGCCGGCCCGGCGAAGAAGCAGAACACCGCCGTCGGGTTGCGGCCCAGCGCCTTGCGGATGTCGGCCCGGTACGCGGACTTCGACGGGTTGGTGAAGACCTCCGTCGAGACCACCGCGTCCTTGATCCGGGGGTCGGACTCGCCGAACTCCTGCCGGAAGCCCCGCACCACGTCCTGGCTGCCGACGCTGTCCGGCGCGATGATCGCCAGCCGTGCCGACGGTTCCAGCTGTTCGCGCAGGTAGCGGCCCAGCGCCCGGCCCGCCTCGTCGAGCACGTACGACGTCCGCCAGATGTAGACGACGCTCTGGAGGCTGGACGGCGAGGCGTTGGAACCGATCAGGGGCACCCGGGCCTGCTCGACGGTGTCCCGGATGCCGGACATGACGTTCGCGTCCACCACGCCGGTGAGGGCGAGCACGCCCTGCTTCAGCAGCCCCTCGACGGCGGCCTTGCCGGTCTTGACGCTCTCGCCCTCGTCGGCGGTGAGCAGGGTGGTGGGGTGCCCGCCCAGCAGCTTGTCGTTGAGGTCGAGGAAGAGCTGGAAGCCGTTGGTGATCTCGTCGCCGATCGCCTTGAGGCCGCCGCTGGTCGGCGCCACGAGGCCGATCTTGATCGGGCTTCCCTTGGCCGTCTCGCCGTCGGCGTCGTCGGTGCCGCACCCGGCGACCAGTCCGGCCGTACCGAGCGCGGCCAGCAGTTGGAGGGCCCGCCTGCGGTTCATCTGCGACACCGAGTTCCTTCCGGGGAGCGTTGCAGGGCGGATCACGCCCCCTCGGCGTTCTACCCGGTCAGCGACGCTGCGTCAATGCTTAGCGATCTTCCCGCAGTGATCGGAAAGCAGCCGTGATCTGCGGCCACGCTGCGGACTCCGGATCGATGAGCCCGAAATGCTCGCATTCCGGCAGCTCAACGAGGTGAATGTCGCCGCCCGCCGCCCGGCCGGCGGCGACGAACTCCCGGCTCATCCCGACCGGCACGTGCTGATCCAGCGCGCCATGAGCGACTACTGTCCGTGTCGGTACGGGTACCAATGACCGTGGATCCGCTGCGGCGTACCGCTCGGGGTGGTCCGCCGGACCGCCGCCCAGCAGCGCGGCCACCGCCCCCTCGTCCAGGTCCAGCCGGTACGCCTCCGCGAGGTTCGCCACCGGGGCCAGCGCCAGCACGCCGCCGACGGCGTCCGGGGCGGTCGCCGCCACGTACAACGCCAGGTGTCCTCCCGCCGAGTGGCCCACCAGCAGCGGTGGCCCGGCGGCGACCCGGCCGGGCAGC
The nucleotide sequence above comes from Micromonospora sp. M71_S20. Encoded proteins:
- a CDS encoding ABC transporter substrate-binding protein, producing MSQMNRRRALQLLAALGTAGLVAGCGTDDADGETAKGSPIKIGLVAPTSGGLKAIGDEITNGFQLFLDLNDKLLGGHPTTLLTADEGESVKTGKAAVEGLLKQGVLALTGVVDANVMSGIRDTVEQARVPLIGSNASPSSLQSVVYIWRTSYVLDEAGRALGRYLREQLEPSARLAIIAPDSVGSQDVVRGFRQEFGESDPRIKDAVVSTEVFTNPSKSAYRADIRKALGRNPTAVFCFFAGPAAVEFIKQLRIEGFTGKVYAPGFLTEGAVLSSVKAEDALGIQTALNYSSDLNNTANRRFASAYRKKHGTSPTTYAMASYDAAQVLDQAIRIAGGSPTPQQVNLALGKIGQIDSPRGVWQFNQPRTPQQKWYLREVQLDGQVLSNVLVTELATLG
- the ddaH gene encoding dimethylargininase — protein: MVTVNQQRVPRKRTYLMCSPEHFAVEYAINPWMDVSTPVDSELAVKQWDRLRETLVGLGHEVHLLTPERGLPDMVYAANGAFVVDGTVYGAQFKHEQRAAEAAAHRAFYESQGWRFIAPIETNEGEGDFAYLPEAHGGLILAGHGFRTELPAHAEAQEALGRPVVSLRLVDPRFYHLDVALASIDDENVVYYPGAFSAASQRVLTQLFPDAVVADAEDALAFGLNLVSDGLNVVLNSEATRLAGKLKAAGYHPVPVELAELKKGGGSVKCCIAELRP
- a CDS encoding beta-propeller domain-containing protein, whose translation is MTRGAPIFAVGTLAALTLLGGSAFPAAPPDPAAPMRPTAAPLLVSYDSCAQALAGLRAAAGASVGPWGFGNGWRTGAAFGDVPKDASGARASAQSAQPAQEHSTTNVHEAGADEPDLVKTDGRRIVTVTRGVLRVVDPAARRETGRLDLTRSTPELSWGEQATLLLHGDRALVLTQVGPELQRATRAARPRTAPSLILVDLAGTPRVLGTYRMDGSLVDARQTGTTARVVVRSRPQLVFPYAERGTDATRTAANRAVIAAAGVEAWLPAYEWTAGAERHVGRVGCDRLSRPPAWSGTSMLTVLSFDLAGDRLGDGDPVSVAADASTVYGTGSSLYLAGERAVTARPGSPRGSTWRPGPQVTEIHRFDTGSPGRPRYVASGSVPGSLVNQYALSEWQGHLRVATTTGETWGARPTSESAVYVLRPDGDTLVRTGAVTGLGPGERIWSVRFLGGSAYVVTFRLTDPLYAVDLTDPTSPRVTGELKITGYSAYLHPLPEGRLLGVGQEADRRGRTQGLQVSLFDVRDPARPARLDQWHVPRAYSALEHDTHAFLHHPETGLVALPVGDDVRLLRVSGTDIGEVGTVSHAGPAGPVLRSLLVGDVLWTVSAAGLRATDPTTARSLDWLPVT
- a CDS encoding Lrp/AsnC family transcriptional regulator is translated as MQIDAVDQRIIALLVADARASYADIGQRVSLSAPAVKRRVDRLRAAGVIRGFTAVVDPAAVGWTTEAFVELFCAGRTTPAQIGVATRRHPEVVGAYTVSGEADALVHLRAADIGHLEAALERLRAEPFVTSTRSTIVLSRLVDSPGVGPSPR
- a CDS encoding S9 family peptidase, which encodes MPADPRDVLSRPAPAPDATVSYGDHPDQLADLRAPAGSGPARQLVVVVHGGFWRAEYDRRHTDPLAAALAGLGHPVAQVEYRRTGQPGGGWPTTLTDVLTGVTELPRLAAEALPGRVAAGPPLLVGHSAGGHLALYVAATAPDAVGGVLALAPVANLAEAYRLDLDEGAVAALLGGGPADHPERYAAADPRSLVPVPTRTVVAHGALDQHVPVGMSREFVAAGRAAGGDIHLVELPECEHFGLIDPESAAWPQITAAFRSLREDR